A stretch of Aureispira sp. CCB-E DNA encodes these proteins:
- a CDS encoding glycosyl hydrolase family 18 protein — protein sequence MKQSIISHFSAQLLLWTLFLCCCQTSLWGQLWGDELDSIERVQLEKRQVLKATPPIQERVDHKINEHRLLMLAYEWWELPTNIEQTRIDKALDSRYEPYNTSLENSDWRNKRGVFYRSNNKILPKQNLTVMGWHPYWKGDTYKTYNYRLLTHLAYFGYEVNPFTGGYTSFEAIEELMSSDLIMTAHLDTCKVLLTVSNRGYSNNEIFFTSEPDVQRNLIDSLKSILLRSGADGIDLNFEDVPITQKANFMDFVKELSFAIREDNNDYVISMSVPLYDRDNVYDLPQLKPWIDLFVINSFNFHIQPTQLHEGPLAPLTDYDASIRGTVCLYKLYTTLDELLAVPYDITDVVLEHDEVYESRLRDSLNYYIQRTYQNLEYEPYDITDILNTIKITKDMDGRPLWQDYQINRLLRKTNCVGMLSQYSKAAKDNENVGFFIFKPKRDTLVFKELDLFKNIAIRAEVDSQQMDLNKMIELFKAKIGYDHIGSLVLGLPYHGAVWYKDRAGKKDFEGYMPYSEILRLAEKGRASIDYDKGTHSMEATVRDTLGGVYKIYFDNSTSLGRKFDFAVDQGMGGVGLWALGADYAHTDLWSTIEESFVKRKVWNHKKGKYTRISVDKENKINYTIQYLLKRFSHLIFATLFLITIFICISFCFSVLDWKVRDVLFYSGAFRIFYLVVFTIVLLVVGNWLGWFQNRMITFAIGTGLGLLLTWVASNLVANKHKELP from the coding sequence ATGAAACAATCAATAATATCTCATTTTTCAGCACAACTGCTGCTTTGGACATTGTTCCTTTGTTGTTGTCAAACTAGCCTTTGGGGACAATTATGGGGAGATGAACTAGACTCTATCGAACGAGTTCAGCTAGAAAAAAGACAGGTTTTAAAAGCGACACCACCCATACAGGAACGTGTAGATCACAAAATTAATGAGCACCGCTTGTTGATGCTTGCTTACGAATGGTGGGAATTGCCTACCAACATCGAACAAACACGCATTGACAAGGCTTTGGATAGTCGTTATGAGCCTTATAATACTAGTCTTGAAAACTCAGATTGGAGAAATAAAAGAGGCGTCTTTTATAGAAGTAACAATAAAATACTTCCCAAACAAAACTTAACGGTAATGGGCTGGCATCCTTACTGGAAAGGGGATACTTACAAGACTTATAACTATAGGTTGTTAACGCATTTGGCTTACTTTGGCTATGAAGTTAATCCATTTACAGGAGGTTACACTAGCTTTGAGGCAATTGAAGAACTAATGAGTAGCGATTTGATTATGACCGCTCATTTAGATACTTGCAAAGTGTTATTGACAGTAAGCAATAGAGGGTATAGTAATAATGAAATATTTTTTACCAGTGAGCCAGATGTTCAGCGCAATTTAATAGATAGTTTAAAAAGTATTTTGTTACGCTCTGGAGCGGATGGAATTGATTTGAACTTTGAAGATGTTCCAATTACACAGAAAGCGAATTTCATGGACTTTGTTAAGGAGCTTTCTTTTGCTATTAGAGAAGATAACAACGACTATGTAATTAGTATGTCTGTGCCTTTGTATGATCGTGATAATGTATATGATTTGCCTCAATTAAAGCCATGGATTGATTTATTTGTCATCAATAGTTTTAATTTTCACATTCAGCCAACACAATTGCACGAAGGTCCTTTGGCGCCATTGACGGACTATGATGCTTCTATTAGAGGAACAGTATGTTTGTATAAACTGTACACTACCTTAGATGAATTATTGGCTGTTCCTTATGATATTACAGACGTCGTTTTGGAGCATGATGAAGTATATGAAAGTCGATTGAGAGATTCGTTGAATTACTACATCCAACGCACTTATCAAAATCTAGAATATGAGCCATATGATATTACCGATATTCTAAACACAATCAAAATTACAAAAGATATGGATGGTCGCCCTTTGTGGCAAGATTATCAAATTAATCGTTTGTTGAGAAAAACGAATTGTGTAGGGATGTTGTCGCAATATTCAAAAGCGGCTAAAGATAATGAAAATGTTGGCTTCTTTATTTTTAAGCCCAAGCGAGATACATTGGTCTTTAAAGAGTTGGATCTTTTTAAGAATATTGCCATTCGAGCAGAAGTAGATTCCCAACAAATGGATTTGAATAAAATGATTGAGCTTTTTAAAGCAAAAATTGGCTACGATCATATTGGTAGTTTGGTTTTGGGATTGCCTTATCATGGAGCCGTTTGGTACAAAGACAGAGCAGGCAAAAAAGATTTTGAAGGTTATATGCCTTACAGCGAAATCTTGCGCTTGGCAGAAAAAGGTAGAGCCAGTATCGACTATGACAAAGGGACGCATTCTATGGAAGCAACCGTTCGAGATACACTAGGAGGGGTCTACAAGATTTATTTTGATAATTCTACCTCGTTGGGGCGAAAGTTTGATTTTGCAGTTGACCAAGGAATGGGGGGAGTTGGTCTGTGGGCTTTGGGAGCAGATTATGCGCACACAGATTTGTGGTCTACAATAGAAGAAAGCTTTGTTAAAAGAAAAGTTTGGAACCACAAAAAAGGGAAGTATACAAGAATAAGTGTTGATAAAGAAAATAAAATTAATTATACCATTCAATACTTATTGAAGCGATTTAGTCATCTCATTTTTGCCACCTTATTTTTGATCACCATTTTCATCTGTATTAGCTTCTGTTTCTCAGTATTGGATTGGAAGGTGCGAGATGTATTGTTTTATAGTGGTGCCTTTCGAATTTTTTATCTAGTTGTCTTTACAATTGTACTGTTAGTAGTTGGAAATTGGTTGGGGTGGTTCCAAAATAGAATGATTACGTTTGCTATAGGAACAGGCTTGGGATTACTATTGACTTGGGTGGCGTCCAATTTGGTAGCCAATAAACACAAGGAGTTGCCTTAG
- a CDS encoding glycosyl hydrolase family 18 protein — protein sequence MKHNTATYYLSCVLSVLMLLLFYVEPIPAQKIQNRVKNAAKRKTAEKISELKSTGRVQVNSTKRALKNSLKGGKPGIGPGSEATLDELIEDKETRESLTDNTNRSRYVELFGEWTTMPSDAELLARAKLKAIQDSLNNIDRKYFRVTKNIWDDSRPMIIFGWHPYWLGDIYKGYDYDMFNVVAYYSYDINPESGAPQNPAAMTSFMTGEFVRTAHDKNCSALLSVSCHGEQNVTRFLSQNIPAQQRFMDSILFILDSTNADGIEINFEGVNANTKDEFSKFIRILSTTLTGARGDTSFVFLSVPAYDPDNVYNVAELQNFVDIFVVKGFDFQETPNGLKKMPTAPLNYSPLTSAPDLRTAVDRYIADLGPIYSARLILALPYYGTRWVTDGITEEILDMQAITYNDLQFEFVMQIDNYQKFPGARLRYDSIQTSYVFSYYDYYGVDTALGDIPADVTIYFDDSLSLQKKYRYLMDARLGGVGIQFLGNDAGFQHLETMLSNEFMEIVEPQNEKLAEVYEKSNTFRQNSIYALVVLLYLAIFLAIGLCAALFNRQVRQALFDNGRFRIGYMLFFTFLMLLVGGYMGLFEGTTIPLLVGVIFGAIVSWAGWKYVSQKKSLTP from the coding sequence GTGAAACATAATACTGCAACATATTATTTGAGCTGTGTCCTTAGTGTACTAATGTTATTGCTCTTTTATGTAGAACCGATTCCTGCACAAAAAATTCAAAATAGAGTTAAAAATGCAGCAAAACGTAAAACAGCAGAGAAAATAAGTGAATTAAAATCGACAGGAAGAGTTCAAGTCAATTCTACCAAAAGAGCGTTAAAAAATTCATTAAAGGGAGGGAAGCCCGGAATTGGTCCAGGTTCGGAAGCAACATTGGATGAATTAATAGAAGACAAAGAAACAAGAGAGAGTTTAACTGATAATACGAATAGAAGTCGTTATGTCGAGTTATTTGGAGAGTGGACAACAATGCCTAGTGATGCAGAGTTGCTGGCTAGAGCCAAACTAAAGGCAATACAAGATTCTTTGAATAATATCGACCGAAAATACTTTCGAGTTACTAAAAATATTTGGGATGATAGTCGCCCTATGATCATTTTTGGCTGGCATCCTTATTGGTTGGGAGATATTTACAAGGGCTACGATTATGATATGTTTAATGTAGTTGCTTATTATTCTTACGACATCAACCCTGAAAGTGGTGCGCCACAGAATCCTGCGGCAATGACTAGTTTTATGACAGGAGAATTTGTTCGTACGGCTCATGACAAAAATTGTAGCGCATTATTGTCAGTAAGTTGCCATGGAGAACAAAATGTTACCCGCTTTTTGAGTCAAAACATTCCTGCACAACAACGATTCATGGATTCTATTCTTTTTATTTTAGATTCTACGAATGCAGATGGAATTGAAATAAATTTTGAAGGAGTCAATGCCAATACAAAAGATGAGTTTTCTAAATTTATACGAATATTATCAACAACTTTAACAGGGGCTAGAGGAGATACTAGTTTTGTATTTTTGAGTGTGCCTGCTTATGATCCTGATAATGTTTATAACGTAGCAGAGCTACAAAATTTTGTCGATATTTTTGTTGTCAAAGGATTTGACTTTCAAGAGACTCCAAATGGGTTGAAAAAGATGCCAACGGCACCACTAAATTATAGTCCATTAACTTCTGCACCCGATTTGAGAACAGCTGTTGATCGATATATTGCCGACTTAGGACCCATATATAGTGCTCGTTTAATTTTGGCACTACCGTATTATGGAACACGATGGGTAACGGACGGAATCACAGAAGAGATATTGGATATGCAAGCCATTACTTATAATGACCTCCAATTTGAATTTGTGATGCAAATTGACAACTACCAAAAGTTTCCAGGGGCAAGATTGCGGTACGATAGCATACAAACTTCATATGTGTTTAGTTATTATGATTATTATGGAGTCGATACGGCACTTGGAGACATCCCTGCTGATGTAACAATCTATTTTGATGATAGTTTGAGCCTTCAGAAAAAATATCGCTATTTGATGGATGCAAGATTAGGCGGTGTCGGAATTCAGTTTTTAGGTAATGACGCAGGGTTTCAGCATTTGGAAACGATGCTTTCTAATGAGTTTATGGAAATCGTTGAACCACAAAACGAAAAGTTGGCAGAGGTCTATGAAAAAAGCAATACTTTTCGCCAAAATTCTATTTATGCATTGGTTGTATTGCTCTATCTAGCTATTTTTCTGGCTATTGGCTTGTGTGCGGCACTATTTAATCGCCAAGTTCGTCAAGCGTTGTTTGACAATGGACGATTTAGAATTGGATATATGCTGTTCTTTACCTTTTTAATGTTGCTTGTTGGAGGTTATATGGGCTTATTTGAAGGCACAACCATACCATTACTTGTAGGAGTGATTTTTGGGGCGATTGTGAGTTGGGCAGGTTGGAAGTATGTTTCTCAAAAAAAGTCATTAACTCCCTAA
- a CDS encoding transglycosylase SLT domain-containing protein produces MNLNFYVLRAISLILVTSLLTNIAANATSPDYPVIDEELGKILVDGMGSLMNDYPDNNPDYPTFTDEHYRARFLEMSGEIQYRLTPDIKNHIIHRTERYRSATERTLGLTEMYFPIFEEYLSEKNIPHHLKYLPIVESNLNAVAKSHASAVGLWQFIPGTGKLYGLKVASYLDERSDTHKASQAAATMLSNLYKRYGDWPLALAAYNCGPGRVDKYVKGNDKDFWDIRKYLPRETQMYVPYFMAVAYSYEFHHLHELTPKKLPSDLVLTDSIHLEPGYQTLSQLSKKYKISLDTLKRLNPGYIKNYIPSGSKLNILVLPARIVAQVRNYAPALKRIMAMKSENPIKCIRRVNSEADLSKLMKAHRFSRNDLLFWNGLSTNYRVKKGDIIAVRKYRVPKDAWPKKEVRKDIQSISIASLKVVGLDDKQEKAVTAPVYVSIKNKKLAQKLATTSISPSNRKERSSFGIAPTKSNTQNAKVVPSQKNEVMAAISQNRSRERRLRNNTTLNKSTVNIQNNTTPSEKVVSSSDAATLALQEKAAKEAQKLSASKQINDLSRAIQSKEQAIVKAKSYSTTSAEEVAALSYLNNKSEALKETRMAKKKAKVEAEMKAKAAAERQAKLEAEMKAKAAAERQAKLEAEMKAKAAAERQAKLEAEMKAKAAAERQAKLEAEMKAKAAAERQVKLEAEMKAKVAAERQAKLEAEMKAKAAAERQAKLEAEMKAKAAAERQAKLEAKLAAENAQLGKTYQYHQVKNGETILQIAAKYNVSVSDLQTLNNISTQTILRKGMELKIRKK; encoded by the coding sequence ATGAACTTGAATTTTTATGTGTTAAGAGCTATATCTTTGATCTTAGTAACTTCACTTTTGACCAATATAGCCGCTAATGCAACGTCCCCTGATTATCCCGTAATCGATGAAGAATTAGGAAAAATACTAGTTGATGGAATGGGGAGTCTGATGAATGACTATCCAGACAACAATCCTGACTATCCGACTTTTACAGACGAACATTATAGAGCACGTTTCCTAGAAATGTCTGGCGAAATTCAATATCGTCTAACTCCTGATATTAAGAACCACATCATCCATCGTACAGAGCGATACAGAAGCGCTACAGAGCGTACTTTGGGATTGACGGAAATGTATTTTCCTATTTTTGAAGAATACTTGTCTGAAAAAAATATTCCACATCACTTAAAGTATTTACCAATTGTTGAGTCAAACTTAAATGCAGTTGCCAAATCTCATGCTTCTGCTGTTGGTTTATGGCAATTTATTCCTGGAACAGGAAAGCTTTATGGTTTGAAAGTGGCTTCTTATCTGGACGAGAGAAGTGATACGCACAAGGCATCACAAGCAGCAGCTACAATGTTGTCTAACTTGTACAAACGATATGGGGATTGGCCATTGGCTTTAGCGGCCTACAATTGTGGTCCTGGGCGTGTTGATAAATACGTAAAAGGCAACGATAAAGATTTTTGGGATATTAGAAAATATCTTCCAAGAGAAACACAAATGTATGTGCCTTATTTTATGGCAGTAGCTTATTCTTATGAGTTTCATCACTTGCACGAATTGACTCCCAAGAAATTGCCTAGTGATTTAGTCTTGACAGATTCTATTCATCTAGAACCAGGCTATCAGACACTTTCTCAATTAAGCAAAAAGTATAAAATTAGCCTAGATACTTTAAAACGCTTAAATCCTGGTTATATCAAAAATTATATACCGTCTGGTTCTAAGTTGAATATTTTGGTACTTCCAGCTCGTATTGTGGCTCAAGTGAGAAATTATGCTCCAGCACTGAAACGAATCATGGCAATGAAATCAGAGAACCCAATCAAATGTATTCGACGTGTCAATAGTGAAGCTGATTTGAGTAAGTTGATGAAAGCCCATCGTTTTTCACGCAATGATCTATTGTTTTGGAATGGCTTATCGACTAATTACAGAGTAAAAAAAGGGGATATTATTGCTGTAAGAAAATACCGTGTCCCAAAAGATGCTTGGCCTAAAAAGGAGGTTCGTAAAGATATTCAGAGCATTTCAATTGCTTCTCTAAAGGTAGTAGGGCTAGATGATAAACAAGAAAAAGCTGTAACGGCACCTGTGTATGTTTCTATTAAGAACAAGAAATTAGCACAAAAACTAGCAACAACTTCTATTAGTCCATCGAATAGAAAAGAGCGTTCTAGTTTTGGTATCGCTCCAACAAAAAGTAATACCCAAAATGCAAAAGTAGTTCCATCACAAAAGAACGAAGTTATGGCCGCTATTTCTCAAAATAGAAGTAGAGAGCGTAGATTGCGTAACAATACAACACTAAATAAAAGCACGGTCAATATTCAAAATAATACGACTCCTTCTGAGAAAGTTGTGTCTTCTTCTGACGCAGCGACCCTTGCACTTCAGGAAAAAGCAGCTAAAGAAGCTCAAAAATTATCTGCAAGCAAGCAAATTAACGACTTAAGTCGAGCCATTCAATCAAAAGAACAAGCTATCGTAAAAGCCAAATCATATAGCACAACAAGTGCTGAAGAGGTTGCGGCATTGTCTTACCTTAATAATAAGTCAGAGGCATTAAAAGAGACTCGAATGGCAAAAAAAAAGGCTAAGGTAGAAGCAGAAATGAAAGCAAAAGCAGCGGCAGAACGTCAAGCGAAGTTGGAAGCAGAAATGAAAGCAAAAGCGGCAGCAGAACGTCAAGCGAAGTTGGAAGCAGAAATGAAAGCAAAAGCAGCGGCAGAACGTCAAGCGAAGTTGGAAGCAGAAATGAAAGCAAAAGCGGCAGCAGAACGTCAAGCGAAGTTGGAAGCAGAAATGAAAGCAAAAGCGGCGGCAGAACGTCAAGTGAAGTTGGAGGCAGAAATGAAAGCAAAAGTAGCAGCAGAACGTCAAGCGAAGTTGGAAGCAGAAATGAAAGCAAAAGCAGCAGCAGAACGTCAAGCGAAGTTGGAAGCAGAAATGAAAGCAAAAGCAGCAGCAGAACGTCAAGCGAAGTTGGAGGCAAAATTAGCTGCTGAAAATGCGCAATTGGGAAAAACCTATCAGTATCACCAAGTCAAAAATGGTGAAACAATATTGCAAATTGCTGCAAAATATAATGTTTCGGTAAGTGATCTCCAAACTTTGAATAATATCTCTACTCAAACTATCCTTAGAAAAGGAATGGAGTTGAAAATTAGAAAGAAGTAG
- a CDS encoding twin-arginine translocase TatA/TatE family subunit has translation MNTVFLMQFLGPEMLLVFFVILLLFGGKKIPELMRGLGKGVSEFNNARDSVTKEFRQGMKEGEKEKIKIEENSKAS, from the coding sequence ATGAATACAGTTTTTTTAATGCAATTTTTAGGACCAGAGATGCTTCTTGTATTCTTTGTTATTCTTTTGTTGTTCGGTGGTAAAAAAATACCAGAACTAATGAGAGGTTTAGGAAAAGGAGTGAGCGAGTTTAATAATGCTCGTGATTCTGTGACCAAAGAATTTAGACAAGGAATGAAGGAGGGTGAAAAGGAAAAAATAAAAATTGAAGAGAACTCTAAGGCTTCTTAG
- a CDS encoding pitrilysin family protein produces MEFTRYQLDNGLKLLVHQDKSTPLVSVCITYNVGTKDEEEGKSGFAHLFEHLMFGGSKHALSFDDYIQQAGGENNAFTNQDMTVYYEYMPYQNLETALWLEADRMLHLNLDAKALEREKKVVLEEFKESCLNEPYGDIWHHIGPMAYRVHPYRIPTIGQVPQHIEDATLEDVKAFFDRFYCPNNAVLSICGNVEPEQALRLTQKWFGDIEQGKVNKIKSPYEPLQTEKRVIEVAANVPLNALYLVFHSAERNHNDYYVDDFITDVLAEGDASQLYQNLVKEQELFSSIDAYITASIDTGLMIIEGKLSDEATFEEAEKAIWKELEKLKNTLLPAKAVEKFRNRTEHNIEFSELNNLHKAINLGYYEILGDAAMINEEKAKYNAITALDIQKRSQQIFQDEKCSVLYYKAKNK; encoded by the coding sequence ATGGAATTTACACGATATCAATTGGATAACGGCTTGAAGCTGTTGGTACACCAAGATAAAAGTACCCCACTGGTTTCCGTTTGTATTACCTACAATGTAGGGACAAAAGACGAAGAAGAGGGAAAGTCTGGTTTTGCACACTTGTTTGAACATTTGATGTTTGGAGGTTCAAAGCACGCTTTGAGCTTTGATGATTATATTCAACAAGCAGGAGGTGAAAACAATGCTTTTACCAACCAAGATATGACCGTTTATTATGAATATATGCCTTATCAAAACCTCGAAACAGCCCTCTGGTTGGAAGCCGATCGAATGTTGCATCTTAACCTAGATGCAAAGGCTTTGGAGCGAGAAAAAAAAGTGGTATTAGAAGAATTTAAAGAGAGCTGTTTAAACGAACCTTATGGCGATATTTGGCATCATATAGGACCTATGGCTTACCGAGTACATCCTTACCGAATTCCTACGATAGGACAGGTGCCACAACACATTGAGGATGCAACTTTGGAAGATGTAAAGGCTTTTTTTGATCGCTTTTACTGTCCTAACAATGCTGTATTGAGTATCTGTGGAAATGTAGAACCTGAACAGGCTTTAAGGCTGACTCAAAAATGGTTTGGAGATATTGAGCAAGGAAAGGTAAATAAGATAAAGTCGCCTTACGAACCGTTACAAACAGAGAAACGAGTGATTGAGGTCGCTGCTAATGTTCCTTTAAATGCTTTGTATTTGGTGTTTCATAGCGCAGAACGCAACCACAATGATTATTATGTAGATGATTTTATAACCGATGTGTTGGCAGAAGGCGATGCTTCGCAACTGTATCAAAACTTGGTGAAAGAACAGGAATTGTTTTCGTCTATTGATGCCTATATTACGGCTTCTATTGATACTGGTTTAATGATTATTGAAGGAAAATTATCGGATGAGGCAACATTTGAAGAAGCAGAAAAGGCGATTTGGAAAGAGCTAGAAAAGCTTAAGAATACTTTATTGCCTGCCAAAGCTGTGGAAAAATTTCGGAATCGAACTGAACACAATATTGAATTTAGTGAATTGAATAATTTGCACAAGGCAATCAATCTAGGATATTATGAGATACTAGGAGATGCGGCAATGATTAATGAGGAAAAAGCAAAATATAATGCCATTACTGCTTTGGATATTCAAAAACGTAGCCAGCAAATTTTTCAAGATGAGAAATGTTCGGTATTGTATTACAAGGCAAAAAATAAATAA
- a CDS encoding LutB/LldF family L-lactate oxidation iron-sulfur protein: MNKHLATFLEKSEEKAFSKEHRKRLKFNMGKYHTKVAIGKQQFENLEQARQLAKNIKAKTIQNLPALLEEFEAKFTARGGKVIWAEDIEEAQKAITQIMKEKAAKIVVKSKSMITEEIKLNHLLEEQGIEVLETDLGEFIVQVKGETPYHIVTPAMHLSKEDIADLFHEKFQTAPDASPEALTAYVRQVLRERFTQADIGISGGNFLLADTGSMVLVENEGNGRLATTLPKTHIAIIGIEKMIPSIEDLDLFLPLLATFGTGQNTTVYNTILSGPKQAHEVDGPEDMYVILLDNGRSEVMGDEYMRESMYCIRCGSCLNNCPVYQTIGGHTYDSPYSGPIGAVISPHLKIGKFEDNVHLSQASSLCGSCTENCPVNINLHQMLLYNRSFEEAENLRPKEEQLMWRAWRTAMLNRSLMNAPAFSKNLVGNLFLSKMWGDRREFPKFPKHTFNQLWKKGKV, from the coding sequence ATGAATAAACACTTAGCTACTTTTTTAGAAAAATCCGAGGAAAAAGCGTTTTCAAAAGAGCACCGAAAGCGTCTTAAATTTAATATGGGGAAATACCATACCAAAGTAGCTATAGGCAAACAGCAGTTTGAAAACTTAGAGCAGGCAAGGCAATTGGCTAAAAACATCAAAGCAAAAACAATTCAAAATTTACCTGCTCTCCTAGAAGAATTTGAAGCAAAGTTTACGGCTCGTGGAGGAAAAGTTATTTGGGCAGAAGATATCGAAGAAGCACAAAAGGCGATTACCCAAATCATGAAAGAAAAAGCAGCAAAAATTGTTGTTAAGTCTAAATCCATGATTACAGAAGAAATAAAACTAAACCATCTATTAGAAGAACAAGGTATTGAAGTTCTAGAAACTGATTTAGGAGAATTTATTGTTCAAGTCAAAGGAGAAACACCTTATCATATTGTTACTCCTGCCATGCATTTGTCTAAAGAAGATATTGCTGATTTGTTTCACGAAAAATTCCAAACCGCTCCAGATGCAAGCCCCGAAGCACTAACAGCTTATGTTCGCCAAGTTTTACGAGAACGTTTCACACAAGCAGACATTGGTATTTCTGGAGGCAACTTCCTTTTGGCAGATACAGGTTCTATGGTCTTGGTAGAAAATGAAGGTAATGGGCGTTTAGCAACAACGCTTCCCAAAACACATATTGCTATTATCGGAATTGAAAAAATGATTCCCTCAATAGAAGATTTAGATCTATTTTTGCCTTTGTTGGCAACGTTTGGTACAGGACAAAATACCACTGTCTACAATACTATTTTGAGCGGTCCTAAGCAAGCACATGAAGTAGATGGTCCCGAAGATATGTATGTTATTTTGCTTGATAATGGACGCAGCGAAGTTATGGGCGATGAGTACATGCGAGAGTCGATGTATTGTATTCGTTGTGGCTCTTGCCTCAACAATTGTCCTGTCTATCAAACCATTGGTGGACATACTTATGATAGCCCTTATAGTGGTCCTATTGGTGCAGTTATTAGTCCTCATCTAAAAATCGGAAAATTTGAAGACAATGTCCATTTAAGCCAAGCGTCTTCTTTATGTGGCAGTTGTACAGAAAACTGCCCTGTCAACATCAACCTTCATCAAATGCTATTATACAATCGTTCTTTTGAAGAAGCAGAAAATTTGCGCCCAAAAGAAGAACAGCTGATGTGGCGGGCTTGGCGAACAGCAATGTTGAATAGGTCGTTGATGAATGCTCCTGCTTTTAGCAAAAACTTGGTTGGCAACTTGTTCTTGAGCAAAATGTGGGGCGATCGCAGAGAGTTTCCCAAGTTTCCCAAACATACTTTCAATCAGCTTTGGAAAAAAGGAAAAGTATAA
- a CDS encoding sigma-70 family RNA polymerase sigma factor, translated as MENENEYLEEEVDQQEEVPTATPEQLAVFNSELMPQIDALYNFAFHLCYNEDDANDLVQETYLKAFRFIDKYIQGTNAKAWLFKILKNAFINQYRKKSKRPTQVDYEEIATYHDSEDASYVDFFDLREDIFQGMMGDEVTNAINALPIDFRTVILLCDIEGFTYEEISKIIDIPIGTVRSRLHRARNMLKERLTDYAQSMGYKDKRGQKK; from the coding sequence GTGGAAAACGAAAATGAATACTTAGAAGAAGAAGTTGACCAACAGGAAGAAGTTCCTACAGCGACACCAGAGCAATTAGCTGTATTTAACAGCGAATTGATGCCTCAAATTGACGCACTCTATAATTTTGCTTTTCACCTTTGTTACAACGAAGATGATGCAAATGACTTGGTTCAAGAAACTTATTTAAAGGCATTTAGATTCATAGATAAGTACATTCAAGGAACTAATGCGAAGGCTTGGTTGTTTAAGATATTGAAGAACGCTTTTATCAACCAATATCGTAAGAAAAGCAAACGACCAACACAGGTAGACTATGAGGAAATTGCAACCTATCACGATAGTGAAGACGCAAGCTATGTAGATTTCTTCGACTTGAGAGAAGATATTTTTCAAGGTATGATGGGCGATGAAGTCACCAATGCTATTAATGCATTGCCTATTGATTTCAGAACTGTCATTCTACTTTGTGACATTGAAGGCTTCACTTATGAAGAAATATCTAAAATAATTGATATTCCTATCGGAACTGTCCGATCTAGGTTGCATCGTGCTAGAAACATGCTTAAAGAGCGTTTAACAGATTATGCACAATCCATGGGTTATAAAGATAAACGTGGACAAAAAAAATAA
- the sucD gene encoding succinate--CoA ligase subunit alpha → MSVLVNKDSKIIVQGFTGKEGTFHASQMIEYGTNVVGGVTPGKSGQTHLDRPVFGTVADAVAKTGADTSIIFVPPRFAADAVLEAADAGIKVIICITEGIPVQDMVKVKAFIEDKNVRLIGPNCPGIITAEEAKVGIMPGFIFKKGKIGIVSKSGTLTYEAADQIVKAGLGVTTAIGIGGDPIIGTTTKEAVELLMADPETEGIVMIGEIGGNLEAQAARWIKEHGTKPVVGFIAGETAPVGRTMGHAGAIVGGADDTAAAKKRILRECGVLVVDSPADIGATMVKALESVKA, encoded by the coding sequence CAAGCCAAATGATTGAATATGGCACTAATGTAGTAGGTGGTGTTACTCCAGGTAAAAGTGGTCAAACACACTTGGACCGTCCTGTTTTTGGAACTGTAGCTGATGCTGTTGCCAAAACTGGTGCAGATACTTCTATTATCTTTGTTCCTCCTCGCTTTGCTGCAGATGCTGTATTAGAAGCTGCAGATGCAGGAATCAAAGTAATTATCTGTATCACGGAAGGAATTCCAGTTCAAGATATGGTAAAAGTAAAAGCTTTTATCGAGGACAAAAATGTTCGCTTGATTGGACCAAACTGCCCTGGTATTATTACAGCTGAAGAAGCAAAAGTAGGTATTATGCCTGGGTTTATCTTCAAAAAAGGTAAAATTGGAATTGTATCTAAATCAGGTACGCTAACGTACGAGGCTGCTGACCAAATTGTAAAAGCTGGTTTGGGAGTAACAACGGCAATTGGTATCGGTGGTGATCCAATTATTGGAACGACAACAAAAGAAGCAGTTGAATTATTGATGGCTGACCCTGAAACAGAGGGTATCGTGATGATTGGTGAAATTGGAGGAAATTTAGAGGCTCAAGCTGCTCGTTGGATCAAAGAACATGGTACGAAGCCTGTTGTTGGATTTATTGCTGGTGAAACGGCTCCTGTTGGTCGTACAATGGGGCACGCTGGTGCTATCGTTGGTGGCGCAGACGATACTGCTGCTGCTAAGAAACGCATTTTGCGTGAGTGTGGTGTTTTGGTTGTAGATTCTCCTGCTGATATTGGAGCTACAATGGTAAAAGCACTAGAATCTGTAAAAGCATAA